The genomic region GCGCGAGGCGAGCGCGCTGCCGAGCAGCTTGGCGGTGATGTCGACGATCGGAATCACCCGATCGTACGCGATGCGTGTCGGACCGATGACGCCGAGCACGCCGACCACATCGGAATCGATCTCGTACGGGGCGGTGATCACCGAACAGTCCTTGAGCGTGCTGTAGCCCGACTCCTCGCCGATGAATATCTGGACCCCGTCCGCCTCGAGGCTGCGGTCGAGCAGGTGCAGCAGCTCCTGCTTCTCGGTGAACGCATCGAACAGCGACCGCAGGCTGTCCATCTGCGCGAGTTCGTCGAAGTCCATCAGGTTGGTCTGCCCGGCGACCACGAAATCGCCCGAGTCCTCGGCTTCGGGATCGTTGACCCCGAACGCCGCGCTGGCGACCTCGAGGGCCTGCACCATCAGCGCATCGAGATTTCGCTTGGTCTCCTGCATCTCCCGCAGCACCAGGCGCCGGATGGCACCCAGGTCATTGCCCGCGTAGTGGCTGGTGACATAGTTGCTCAGCTGTTCGAGTTCACTGCGGCTGAACACCCGCGACGTCTCGATGATCCGGTTGTACACCTCGCCCGAGGCGGTGACGATCACCGTCAGCACCCGCACGTCGGACAGCTGCACGAACTCGATCTGGCGAATCTTGATCTGGTTGTGTTTCGGCACCGTGACCACGCCGGCCAGATGGGTCAGGTTGGACAGCAGCCGCGAGGCGGAATCCACCAGACCCGTGGGTGCGCCCCCGCGCGTGTCCAGCAACTGCTGCACCTGGCGCAGCATCGACTTGTCGAGCGGTTTGAGCGACAACAGCGAATCGACGAACAGACGATACCCGGACACCGTCGGCACCCGCCCCGCCGAGGTGTGCGGCGACGCGACCAGGCCGAGGTCTTCGAGGTCGGCCATCACGTTGCGAATCGTCGCCGGACTGAGATCCAGGCCGGCGTCCTTGGCCAGCGTACGCGACCCGACCGGCTGCCCGTCGCGGATATAGCGTTCGATCAGCACCTTGAGAAAGTGCTGCGCACGGTCGCTTATCGCATTTTCCGGACTGTTCACTGCCACTTTGACTATCGTTCCACCGCCATTATTGAAGTCGGACCGCGCGTCCGCACGCGGGTTCTCGATCGATTATCAAGAGGCCCTTTTTGACCTGTCAAGAAACCCTTGCGAGCCCTTGGCGGGCGTCGGTGCGCATGCTAGTTTGCCCGGAACAATAAGCGGCGGGCCATCGAAAATCGTGAATCTAGCGGCGACACAGTTTCGGCGAATCGCAGTCATCGCCAAACCGAACGCCGCCGACCAGCTGAAATCGACGCTGCACGAACTGCAGGACCTGTTGCGCGCACGCGGCCTGCAGCTGCTGCCGGATCGCCTGAGCGCCGAGGTGCTCGGTCTCGGCGAGGGATCCTCGGTCGTCGAACTGGCGCGGCAGAGCGACCTGGCGGTGGTGGTCGGCGGTGACGGCACCCTGCTCGATGCGGCGCGCCAGATGGCCGACGAGGAAGTGCCGCTGCTCGGCGTCAACCTCGGACGGCTCGGCTTCCTGGCGGACGTCAATCCACGCGATCTGCGCGGCATTCTCAATGCGGTCCTGGACGGCCATTGCGACGAAGACCGACGGTTCCTGCTCAACGCGCAGATCGGCGACGGCCCGTCGGTGCTCGCGTTCAACGACGTCGTGCTGCACAAGTGGAATATCGCGCGCATGATCGAGTTCGAGACCTGGATCGACGGGCGTTTCGTGTACACGCAGCGATCCGACGGACTGATCGTCTCGACCCCGACCGGCTCGACCGCCTACGCGCTGTCCGGTGGCGGCCCACTGCTGACGCCGGGTCTCGACGCGATCGCGCTGGTGCCGATCTGTCCTCATACCCTGAGCAACCGGCCGATCGTGGTGCACGCCGACAACCGGATCGAGATCTCGGTCTGCGGGCACACCGATCCGCAGGACGTCCGGATCACCTGCGACGGCGCCGTGAGCCTGACCATCGAGGCCGACGAGAAGCTCAGGATTCACCGCCACCCGGTCCCGGTGCGGTTGCTGCACCCGGTCGGTTACGACCACTTCGACGTGTTGCGCGCCAAACTCGGCTGGGGCGGCATGCCGCAGAACTGACGATGCAGGGACGCGCTTCCAA from Chromatiaceae bacterium harbors:
- the hrcA gene encoding heat-inducible transcriptional repressor HrcA, translated to MSDRAQHFLKVLIERYIRDGQPVGSRTLAKDAGLDLSPATIRNVMADLEDLGLVASPHTSAGRVPTVSGYRLFVDSLLSLKPLDKSMLRQVQQLLDTRGGAPTGLVDSASRLLSNLTHLAGVVTVPKHNQIKIRQIEFVQLSDVRVLTVIVTASGEVYNRIIETSRVFSRSELEQLSNYVTSHYAGNDLGAIRRLVLREMQETKRNLDALMVQALEVASAAFGVNDPEAEDSGDFVVAGQTNLMDFDELAQMDSLRSLFDAFTEKQELLHLLDRSLEADGVQIFIGEESGYSTLKDCSVITAPYEIDSDVVGVLGVIGPTRIAYDRVIPIVDITAKLLGSALASR
- a CDS encoding NAD(+) kinase gives rise to the protein MNLAATQFRRIAVIAKPNAADQLKSTLHELQDLLRARGLQLLPDRLSAEVLGLGEGSSVVELARQSDLAVVVGGDGTLLDAARQMADEEVPLLGVNLGRLGFLADVNPRDLRGILNAVLDGHCDEDRRFLLNAQIGDGPSVLAFNDVVLHKWNIARMIEFETWIDGRFVYTQRSDGLIVSTPTGSTAYALSGGGPLLTPGLDAIALVPICPHTLSNRPIVVHADNRIEISVCGHTDPQDVRITCDGAVSLTIEADEKLRIHRHPVPVRLLHPVGYDHFDVLRAKLGWGGMPQN